The Pseudorasbora parva isolate DD20220531a chromosome 16, ASM2467924v1, whole genome shotgun sequence genome includes a region encoding these proteins:
- the LOC137043004 gene encoding uncharacterized protein has product MESMEIPVLDFNVYELGKADVSAANLEKLSKELRRAFTEVGFVYLKNTGINQEEVENVMRVSKKFFCLPEDMKKPFSRGSFSCNLNHGWVSVENESLNPRRPGDLKEAYNITSLTADNWPSEGVEDFRDAQVSFFLRCKELSLRVLRLMALGLGLDSEVFISAHKHIGSDVSATTLRSLYYPPVNSTCVKDNQLRCGEHSDYGSMTLLFQSPESGLQVLNRAGEFISAPSIPGTVLINIADLMQRWTSDVYVSAVHRVLLPPAGDASTRQSLAFFVHPDDEAIISCCDGSDKYPPIKSLDYLLSRFNDSYVQKQNVV; this is encoded by the exons ATGGAAAGTATGGAGATACCCGTCTTGGATTTCAATGTCTACGAACTGGGAAAAGCTGATGTATCGGCTGCTAACTTGGAAAAGTTAAGTAAAGAGTTGAGAAGGGCCTTTACCGAGGTGGGATTTGTTTATCTGAAAAACACGGGCATAAATCAGGAAGAg GTGGAAAATGTCATGCGTGTTTCAAAGAAGTTCTTCTGTTTGCCAGAAGACATGAAGAAGCCTTTCAGCAGGGGAAGTTTCTCATGTAACCTGAATCACGGCTGGGTTTCGGTGGAAAATGAAAG TCTGAATCCTCGCCGTCCAGGTGATCTGAAGGAGGCGTATAATATAACATCTTTGACAGCGGAT AATTGGCCTTCAGAAGGAGTAGAAGATTTTCGAGATGCCCAGGTATCATTCTTCCTGCGCTGTAAGGAACTCTCTCTCAGAGTGCTCCGACTGATGGCTCTTGGGTTGGGCCTGGATTCAGAAGTCTTTATCAGTGCACATAAACATATTGGAA gtgatgttAGTGCAACCACACTACGGTCTCTGTACTACCCTCCGGTGAACAGCACATGTGTGAAGGACAATCAGCTGCGCTGTGGTGAACACTCTGATTATGGTAGCATGACTCTGCTCTTCCAAAGCCCAGAGAGTGGACTGCAG GTTCTGAACCGGGCTGGTGAATTTATTTCAGCCCCAAGCATTCCTGGAACAGTTTTGATTAACATAGCAGACCTGATGCAAAGATGGACCAGTGATGTGTATGTGTCTGCA GTTCACAGGGTTTTGCTGCCCCCTGCAGGTGACGCCAGCACACGTCAGTCTCTGGCCTTCTTTGTACACCCTGATGATGAGGCCATCATTTCATGCTGTGATGGATCTGATAAATATCCTCCTATTAAGTCATTGGATTATCTTTTATCAAGGTTTAATGATAGCTATGTCCAAAAACAGAATGTGGTTTAA
- the LOC137043003 gene encoding uncharacterized protein: MESMEIPVLDFNVYELGKADVPAANLEKLSKELRRAFTEVGFVYLKNTGINQEEVENVMRVSKKFFCLPEDMKKPFSRDSFSCKLHHGWVSVENESLNPCRPGDLKEAYNIAYLKADINWPSEGVEDFRDAQVSFFLRCKELSLRVLRLMALGLGLDSEVFISVHKHIGSDGNATTLRSLYYPPVNSTCVKDNQLRCGEHSDFGSITLLFQSPESGLQVLNRAGEFISAPSIPGTVLINIADVMQRWTSDVYVSAVHRVLLPPAGDTSTRQCLAFFAHPDDEAIISCCDGSDKYPPVKSLDFLLSRVNDIYGKKEDVV, encoded by the exons ATGGAAAGTATGGAGATACCCGTCTTGGATTTCAATGTCTACGAACTGGGAAAAGCTGATGTACCGGCTGCTAACTTGGAAAAGTTAAGTAAAGAGTTGAGAAGGGCCTTTACTGAGGTGGGATTTGTTTATCTGAAAAACACGGGCATAAATCAGGAAGAg GTGGAAAATGTCATGCGTGTTTCGAAGAAGTTCTTCTGTTTGCCAGAAGACATGAAGAAGCCTTTCAGCAGGGACAGTTTCTCGTGTAAACTACACCATGGCTGGGTTTCGGTGGAAAATGAAAG TCTGAATCCTTGCCGTCCAGGTGATCTGAAGGAGGCGTATAATATAGCATATTTGAAAGCAGATATC AATTGGCCTTCAGAAGGAGTAGAAGATTTTCGAGATGCCCAGGTATCATTCTTCCTGCGCTGTAAGGAACTCTCTCTCAGAGTGCTCCGACTGATGGCTCTTGGGTTGGGCCTGGATTCAGAAGTCTTCATCAGTGTACATAAACATATTGGAA gtgatggGAATGCAACCACACTACGGTCTCTGTACTACCCTCCGGTGAACAGCACATGTGTGAAGGACAATCAGCTGCGCTGTGGTGAACACAGTGATTTTGGTAGCATCACTCTGCTCTTCCAAAGCCCAGAGAGTGGACTGCAG GTTCTGAACCGGGCTGGTGAATTTATTTCAGCCCCAAGCATTCCTGGAACAGTTTTGATTAACATAGCAGACGTGATGCAAAGATGGACCAGTGATGTGTATGTGTCTGCA GTTCACAGGGTTTTGCTGCCCCCTGCAGGTGACACCAGCACACGTCAGTGTCTGGCATTCTTTGCACACCCTGATGATGAGGCCATCATTTCATGCTGTGATGGATCCGATAAATATCCTCCTGTTAAGTCATTGGATTTCCTTTTATCAAGGGTTAATGATATCTATGGCAAAAAAGAGGATGTGGTTTAA